In the genome of Zobellia nedashkovskayae, the window TAAGATTGAAAAAAGTGTAGACGAAAAAGAAAACCTTTTGCGAGAAGTACATCATAGGGTTAAAAACAATCTACAGACCGTCTCCAGTCTTTTAAACTTGCAGGCTAGAAATACACCTAACGAACAAATTAAAGAATTAGTAAAAAGTAGTCAAAATAGGGTAACAGCAATGGCTATGATTCACGAGATGCTCTATGTTCGTGATAACCTCTCTAAAATTGAATTTGGGTCTTACGTCCAAGAACTTACACAATTTCTTCTAAGAACGGTAGAACGTAAAGACAGGAAGATAGATGTTACTATAGATATTCCTGATACTTGGTTGGGCATAGATACTGCCATCCCTCTGGGTTTATTAATCAATGAAACAGTAACCAATTCTATAAAGTATGGCTTTAAAGATATGGAAGTTGGTAAAATTACGATTGAGCTTGAAAAAAGATATCAAAACAAATTTATTCTTAAAATTAGTGATAACGGAACCAGTTTCCCTTTAGATTTTGACTTTAAAAACTCTAACACACTGGGGTTAAGACTAATTCATAATCTTGCAAGACAACTACAAGGTACAATAGAACGCCTCCCTACTACTGAAGGCACAACCTATAAACTAGTATTTCAAGATATTGCAAGCCAATTTAATACGTAAGTATTATATTAGCTAACACTGTTCTTATCTAGAATTATTTTTCCTAATTAAAAATTAGATTTTTCTGTCAAAAAATGACAGACAATTCGGAATAAAATTGTAGATTTCTGGCAGAAGCCCCAGCTTATCATTTTTTAAACTATCCCCATCTTAGTATAATTTCATGGCTAAAGTTGCCAGAGTTGTACTACTTTGTTATTTGGGGCATAACTTTTCAACTTCGGCTTCAATATAATTAGTAATGCCTAATATGAATACCTTTCAAAGCAGATTAGACAGCCAAAGCAAGCTGTTAATTAACTTTGCATACTCATCTTCTGCTCTCTCCTTTTTAGTAGGTATAGTTCTTTATATGTTGGGAATTGTGGGTTATCTGCCTGCTACGTTTCTCTTATACGCTATTTTGAATCTCACCAACATGTTTCTGTATAAGAAATATGATAAATTACTGATTACATCTCTTATAGGCTCTGCTCTATCACTAATTGGAACAGTTGTAGTAACCCTCTTGAGCGGAGGTATAAACAGTTCGTTTATTTTTGTCTTTAGTATTATTATTTTAGGCGGATATATGACAGGCCACTTTTTTGGAAAAATCTACCTAACGATAATCTTACTTGTTACCGTTGGTATATATGCCGCAAGTGAGTATGGCTCCATTCCTAATGAAATACCGGAAAACTCAAGAGATCTTTTCAGTTTTATAAGTATTATTTTTTGCTCGTATTTATTGTTCATTGTTTTTGGTAAACATCTTTTACTTACCCATGAAAGACTACAAACATCAAAATCAGAAATAGAAGAAGGCATTGCTGAGAAAGAATTACTTCTTAGAACAGTTCATCATAGGGTAAAGAACAACCTACAGACCGTGTCCAGCCTATTAAGCTTACAATCCAAAAACACTACTAATGTTAAAATAAAAGAACTGGCTATCAGTAGTCAACATAGAATAAATTCTATGGCCATGATTCATGAAATGCTTTACATGCAGGATAATATCTCGCAGATAGCTTTTAAACCCTACCTAAAAGAACTTACTGATTTCTTGGTGAAATCTGCCAATAGCAAAAACCTAGATGTTACCGTAAACATAGATATGCCAGATGTTAACCTAGGTTTGGACACAACAATTCCTTTGGGATTGTTAATTAATGAAGCCGTTACAAATTCTTTAAAATATGGGTTTCCAGAAAATACTACTGGTAGAATAGACATACTTCTAAAAGAAAATACAGAAGAATCTCAAAGTTATTTTCTTGATATTACTGATGATGGAGTAGGTTTTTCTGAGGAGATAAACCATAAAACCACTAAATCTCTAGGACTTAAACTCATGCATAATCTAGGGCGCCAATTAAGAGGTTCTGTATCACGGATTAAAACAGAAAAAGGAACGGGTTATCATATTATTTTCAAAGATAAAGAGCGACATCTACCAGGAATTAATGGGTAATTCATGATAAAAATACAGGCCTCTTTTATTGCTTAAAAAACAATATCTTTAGAGAACACCAAAAATATAATATGAAAAATTCTCGACGAAAGTTCTTGTCTTCCATAAGTATGCTTGCCGCCAGTTCTGCTATGCCATTACATGCTTTTGATTTTGGCTCATCAAAAAAACTGAAAGTAGCCCTTGTTGGAACGGGAATACGAGGGATCACATTTTGGGGTAAAAGATTAGTTGACGAGTACTCAGATATTATTGAATTTGTGGGACTTTCCGATATAAATGCCAGTAGATTAGCTTATGGCAAAAAGTACATTGGTGCCGCCTGTCCTGTTTTTCTTGACTTTGAGAAAATGGTGAAGGATACTGGCCCAAACCTTATTATTGTTACTACTAAGGATTCAACCCATCATGAATTTATAATAAAAGGTTTAAACATGGGTTGCGATGTACTAACGGAGAAGCCCCTTACCGTAGATGAAATAAAATGCCAGGCAATTTTGGATGCTGAGAAAAAATCCGAGAAAAACTTAATTGTAGGTTTCAATTATAGGTGGAGCCCTTACGCCACTAAGATTAAAGAACTCTTGATGGACAAAACTATTGGTGATTTGATATCGGTAGATTTCAGCTGGTACCTTAACACTTACCACGGCGCTTCATATTTTAGAAGATGGCATGGCGAAATGGAAAGTAGTGGGTCTCTTTGGGTACACAAATCTACACATCATTTTGATTTACTTAATTGGTGGATAGATTCTGAACCAAGTGAAGTATTCGCTTATGGAGATTTGGAGTTCTACGGAAAAAATGGTCCTTTCAGAGGAGATAATTGCCGTACTTGTAAGCATAGTAAAGAATGTGATTTTTATTGGGATATAACCCAAAATGAATTTATGAAAGAACTTTATGTAGACCATGAACAAGAAGACGGTTACATAAGAGACAACTGCCTGTTCCGAAAAGACATAGATATATATGATAAAATGTCTGCACAGGTAAAATATGCCGATAACACCACTCTCAATTACTCCCTTACCACCTACTCCCCTTTTGAGGGCTGGAGAGTAGCTCTTAATGGTACAAAAGGGCGTATTGAAGCTTCTCAAGACATTCCTTACCATAATGACATTACTGTATCTGAAGCCGAAAAGCATACCAATGAAATGGATCAGACCAACAAGGAAGAACTATCCTATGAGCCCATCATTGTGCATAAACTCTGGAAGCAACATGAAACCATACAAGTACCTATGGAGAAAAAGGGCCATGGTGGTGGCGATAAACGTTTGCAAGACAAAATATTCAAGACCTCAGACATAGAAGACCCTTACGGCAGAACCGCGGGTATACGGGATGGTGCCATGTCAATTCTCATTGGTATTGGTGCAAGACGAAGTATTGAACAGAAAAAGCCCGTACAGATTTCAGAGCTGACCGATTTAAAACCTCAAAAAAAACGATAGTGAAATTTAAATACTTAGTTTTAAAAGTAGTATTTTGCTTACTTTTTTGATTGTGCGATAAAACATATTTAGATTTCCCATTTTAGAGAAGTCCGACCTAAATATAAAAGAGAAAAAAAAATAACCCCTTAATGCAGCAGAGTACCGATTTAGAAAAAAAACTGAAGAGCAAGGTTAGACTGGTTTTAAAAGTTAACTACTACTCATCTATTCTTTCTCTTATTTTTGGCGGACTATGTTTTTTTCTTTTAGACATTGTTGAAGTTATCCCCTATGTCTTCCTCTCTTTTGGTATCCTAAATATTATAAACGTTTTATTTTATAAATACCACAAAAGTCTCACGCTGACCTACAACATTGTTTCCATGATGACGTTGGCCGGAGCCAGTGTTGTAACCTTATATAGTGGCGGCATCAATAGCCCGTTTATTTTTGTGCTTGCTCTTATTGTAGTTGCCGGGTATGTTACTACAAGAGCCTATGGCGCACTTTATTTATATCTAAATCTGTTGATTATAGTACTGATATATTCACAGAGTGTGGCAGATTTTAGTTTTGTTGATGATGTTGTTCCAGAATCTTCAAAAAATCTATTCGCTCTTCTAAGCGTCTTATTTTCTGTTTACCTGCTAGGAGGTGTTTTTGGTAAAAACTTACTTCACGCACATCACAACTTATACAAAACCAAAAACGAACTTGAAGAAAAAATACGAGAAAAAGAAACCTTAATTAAAGAAGTACACCACAGAGTAAAAAACAATTTACAAACCGTTTCTAGTTTGTTAAGTCTGCAATCAAGAAGTATTGTGGACAAGGACGTCAAAAGTCTATTGAAAAGTAGTCAAAACCGAGTAATTACAATGGCTATAGTACATGAAATGCTCTATATGCGTGAAGACCTTTCTAAAATTGAATATAAATCTTACGTACAAGAGCTTGCAGAATATTTAGTGCGATCTATAAAAGGAACAAGTAGTAATATTACATTGAATATAGATATTCCTAATGTTAAATTGAATATTGACACCGCTATACCTCTTGGCCTATTAATAAACGAAACCGTCACCAATGCTCTAAAATATGGCATTGTAGATGAAAATAAAGGAGAGATACATATTAAGCTTCGAAAAACCGACGATAATGAGTTTGTTCTTAATATGGGTGATAACGGTCAAGGATTTCCCAAAGATGTAACTCATAAAAATTCAAAATCACTAGGCCTGAAATTGATACATAACCTGTCAAGACAGTTACAAGGTTCCATTATACGGGACCTTACTCAAAAAGGAACCCATTATACCATAAAGTTTAAGGAAATAAGAGATCAAATAACTAGTGTGGCATAAATTTCATCCGGATCATGAAATTATTTTTTTAAAGGCAGCTTCAAAGAACGTAATACTCCTTTTGTCTTGGGAAATAATAGAATATGACTCAAAATTAAAGCTAGAGCCGTTACGAGAATAAATACAATCATAATAATTATTTTCAAAGTTATACAAAACGTGGTTTATCCAATTTGGCAACAAAAGCCAAAGCCTTCTTTACTCTATATTCTTTCAACTTATATAATCGTGCTAAGCTGCTTTTGGCACTAATTTCAACTTTCTCAGTAGTCTCAACATCACTAGAGCAAAAAGCCAGAACAGAACCCATTTCAAAAACGTGATTTTTAACATTAACTATTGTATTAGGGGGAGCAGTGACTCCGAAGTTTAAAACAAATAGCAAGATTAAAATAGATTTCATAATTAAAGATTTGGGCTCTATAAAGATAATCTTAAAATGGCATATACCTTACCATAAATCGCTGAACAGCAGTAATACTAGACATTTGAAATAACTTCTGACAAACTGTTTGTTATCTTCGATAAATGAAATAAACAAGCCAAACTTTATTCCGAGTTTAAATAGTTTTTGAGTTTACCCATACAAGGATTTGCCTTAATAAATAGCGACAGAAAAAAGAGAAGGATATAAAAAAACTATAATTTAAAGAATGTATGAAATAGATTGAATAGTTTAAAGTGTGACATTCATTCTGTTAGAACATCTATAAAAAAAATTATGCTTAGTGAAGTAAATAACTTAAAGGGAAAAGCTAATTGTTATTAAGCCATTTTAGCTTTGTTTCTTTTTGTTGTAAAAGAAAGTGCCTTAGTTACTCTAGCATTATCTCTCTTGTATAAACGAGCTACTTCCAAAGTGCTTTCCAAACTAACTTCTTCGGTAGATGTTTCAGTAACGATAGTCATTTCAATAGTATTAACCTTAACCTCTTCAGTTGCTGTTTGAGCTTGAGCAGTTACTCCGATAAAAAGAACAAAAATTAAAGTTGCGATAGTTTTCATGACTTGGGCGTTTATATATATAAAACGCCGCAGACCCCATTACACCGAGGTTCCGTTCGCTGAAAAACCCCTTATTTTCGGTTATCGGTACAACTTCGGTTCAAGTGTAAAAAACTATCGATGAACGTGAACGACCTCAAAAACACCTTAACGGGATTAAGTGTTTTTAATCCGAAAAGAACCTATTTCCCATTACTACTAAAACTATAATACAATTAATGCTATACCATCATTAAGTTATGATTGCTATCATTTACTACATTATTATAGTTGATTACCTGAAACCGATTAGGCTTTTCAGGTTTATAGAAAGGTAGTTCTTAGAAGTAAAAACTAGTTTCGTTTATTATGGAATCTTGGTTGTTGAAGAATGTTTGTTAAGAGTGATTGGTGAAGAACAATTAATTAAGCCATTTTAGCTTTGTTTCTTTTTGTTGTAAAAGAAAGTGCCTTAGTTACTCTAGCATTATCTCTCTTGTATAAACGAGCAACTTCCAAAGTGCTTTCTAAACTAACTTCTTCAGTAGACGTTTCACTAACGATAGTCATTTCAATAGTGTTAACCTTAACCTCTTCAGTTGCTGTTTGAGCTTGAGCAGTTACTCCGATAAAAAGAACAAAAATTAAAGTTGCGATAGTTTTCATGACTTGGGCGTTTATATATATATAAAACGCCGCAGACCCTATTATACCGAGGTTCCGTTCGCTGAAAAACCCCTTATTTTCGGTTATCGGTACAACTTCGGTTCAAGTGTAAAAAACTATCGGTGAACGTGAACGACCTCAAAAACACCTTAACGGGATTAAGTGTTTTTAATCCGGAAACAACCTGTTTCATATTACTACGAAAAACTAGAATACAGCTAATGCAATACTATATTCAGTTGTAATTACTATAACTTGCCAAATTCTGATTAGCAATTATCTGAAACCCATCCAGAAATATGACCGTAGAGAAAAAGAAAAAGCTGTTTATCTATCAAAGGTCAACTCCGTACACATTACAGTTCTTCCTTTAATAGTATTAAAGGAACTAGTTACTCGTACAGTAGTTCCCTTTTCTAGGATATAAGAGTACTACGCTCCGTTGGTTGTAATAATGATTTTTGTAAAAGATGAAACTAAACCTAAAGTTTATTTTCACAATTGTGCATACCGATTTATTGGTGGCTTTTGCCTAGAATAAGAATCAACACAATTACAGTGTAATATACCTCTTGGATTTTAGAAAGTCAGTTTCTGAAATATAGAATTAGTTTAGTGCTCTGCGGTAGAGTGGTCGTTGAAGAACAAATGATTAAGCCATTTTAGCTTTGTTTCTTTTTGTTGTAAAAGAAAGTGCCTTAGTTACTCTAGCATTATCTCTCTTGTATAAACGAGCAACTTCCAAAGTGCTTTCAAAACTAACTTCTTCAGTAGACGTTTCAGTAACGATAGTCATTTCAATAGTATTAACCTTCACCTCTTCAGTTGCTGTTTGAGCTTGAGCAGTTACTCCGATAAAAAGAACAAAAATTAAAGTTGCGATAGTTTTCATGACTTGGGCGTTTATATATATAAAACGCCGCAGACCCCATTGTACCGAGGTTCCGTTCGCTGAAAAACCCCTTATTTTCGGTTATCGGTACAACTTCGGTTCAAGTGTAAAAAACCATCGGTGAACGTGAACGACCTCAAAACACCTTAACGGGATTAAGTGTTTTTAATCCGAAATTAATGACTTTACCGTATTGAAGAATTGTCTTTTTGTAATACTATAGCTTTGATAAAAATTTTAGTAGTTGATAATATATAGTAGCTATGCTTTCTCAAACTAGTAAAACATAGGTTTTACATAGAAGTTATTCCTTAAGAGTCAATAACCCTGAGATTTACAAAAATATCTATACATAAGCAAAGACTCCTTAACTCGTTTATTATAGGTATCCTACAATAAAAAACCATGATTTTCAGTCTATGTACTATTCCGCTTACATCAAAAATTGATGTACCAACGATCAAGAGCATACTTTTGACGATTATTAGTTAATATTATTGGAGTGAAACATCTAAATATATAATTTGCACCTTCTTTTGAAAAAGAAAATAGATAAATTTAAAATCCCTAAATTATGAGACGTAATTTAATTACAAAATGGTTTTTGTTTTCAATGTTGTTTGTATCGTTTATTATGGTACCGGTAGCTTGTAGCAGTGATGATGGAGGAACCGAAACAGAACAAACACCAGATCCAGACCCGGAGCCTGAACCAGAGCCGGAGCCAGCTCCAGTGCCTGACCCAACTAATGAGAATACTATTATAGATGCTACGGCTGCTGCTCACGCTAACGGGGTAAGCACTTCCACAGTAACTGTTCAATTAGCTGATGCCGATGGAAAACTATTAACTGCAAGCGGTGGCGTAGTTGCCTTATTAGCTACTGGATCATCAACTTTATCTGATGTTACTGACAATGCAGACGGTACTTATACCGCAACAGTAAGTGGTACTGAAGAAGAAACTATAATTGTATCTGGAACTTTAGACGGAGTAGCTATCACCAGCACTGTCGAAATAACTTTCAACCCGGACGAATCTAACCCAGCTCAAGAAGCAGATCAATCTACTGAGGCAGTTGGCCCTACTTTACTTAGAATTAATTGTGGTGGTCCAGAAGTAACTTTTGGAGATATTACATTTTTGGAAGACCAATATTTTGATGGTCCTACCGAAGCCTATAGTAATCCTTCTGTTACAGAAGTAGCTGATACGGAGATGGATGCTCTTTATTTGACTGAAAGAATTACTGACAACACAGTTATTAAGGGACCATTCTCTTATAAAATTCCTGTTACTAATGGAACTTATACAGTAAAACTTTATTTTGCAGAGGTTTACTGGGGTGTTGCAAATCCTGAAGGCCTTGAAGGTGGGGTAGGAAGTAGAATCTTCAATATTTCCATGGAAGACCAGGAAATATTTACTGGATATGATCTTTTTAAAGAACACGGAGCTGGAAATGCAGGTAGTCGTATGTACGATATTGAAGTAGCTGATGGTGAGTTAACAATCACTTTTGAAGCAACAGTCAATAAACCAAAAATTTCTGGTATCGAAGTTTTCGGTACAGGAAGCATTGATTAATTGTAAGAAAACTTAATGCTAATTAGTAATAGGTCTTCAGAGCATATGCTCTGAAGACCTATTTTTTTTTGAACCTTTGTGAGTAAGGAAACGTATATAAACCATACTAATCCATTAAAATAATAGAATGATGTTTAAAGCTATACTTATTACCATATCACTTTTTATAGGCACCTCTTGCCAATCTCATGTTGCAAAGAAAGAATCTAGTCAAGAACCACAGAAAAAAGAACAGATTGTCAAACTGACAAGTCAAGATTTAGACCAGTTTGAAACTGCATATTTCGCTAGTGGTTGTTTTTGGTGTGTAGAAGCTATATTTGAAAGTGTAAAAGGAGTTAAAGAAGTGGTTTCAGGTTATTCCGGTGGGACCGAAAAGAATCCGACTTATGAACAAGTTGGAGGAGGGATGACAAGCCACGCAGAGGCTGTTAAAGTTTTTTATGACCCAAAAGTTATTTCGTTTACAGCGCTAGTTCAAGTTTTTTTTGGTTCTCATGACCCTACTACACTAAATAGTCAAGGACCAGACCGCGGAACTCAATATAGATCTGTTGCATTTTACAAAACCGATAAAGAGAAACAGGTTATTGAAGGTTATATAAAAGCCTTGAAAGACCAAAACGTTTACGATGGTGCTCCAATTACAACTGAAGTAATCGAATTTACAAAGTTTTATGATGCGGAAGATTATCATCAAGATTACGAACGTAAGCATCCGAAAAACTCATACATTACAAATGTGTCTGTACCAAGATTAAATCGTTTCAAAGAAAATTTTAAAGAATACTTAAAGGAAGACTCTCATTAATTGAGTGCCTTATATTCTAATAAAAAAATAAGCAGCCCTTTGAGGCTGTTTTTTTTTGTAGAGGTATTATATATCCAATGTTAAGCCTATTGTAGAATTACTTTACTGTATTGTGTGTTGATACTTATGGACTTATTTGAATTCTCACTACCCACATTACCTTTATAGACTACACTACCCTGATTTGTAGTTTTATCTAAATTCAGTTTAGCCGGAACTACGAATTCAGATGTAGTTCCGTTCATATAAATATTTCCTTCTACTTTAGGTAGACTGCACGTAAGCTCTGCATTTTGAAGGGTAATATCAAGAGTCTCAAAATTATCATCCATATTATGAATAAATAGTGAACCAAAATTATGGGTAATAAAAGCCGTCTTCATTAGGTTTTCAATTGTCACCTCAGAGGACCTAGAACTTAACCGTAGATTTAAAACTTCTTCTAGGTCAACGTTTTTAGAATAGTCCGCTCTCAATTGCCCATAGTTCCATTTTTGGACGCTTATAGGGGAATACGAAACGGTAACCTTGGTCTCATCCCCATCGATTGTAGCTGCACATAATTTTGCATGAGAAAGAGTAGCGTTCATGTTATTGGTATGTTCCGCAAGTTTTACCTCTCCATGACGCACATTCATTTTTATTTTAGTTGATTTGGGCATTTTAATCTTTATAGTCTTCTTTACCTTGTATTTTCTACTTTCCCCTCCTCTTTTATAATAAAAGGTATTTGAAGGATGCCTATGGTTTAGTTCTATTTCGTCTTCCATTCGCTCTTCCATGGCCTCTGCTTTCCTTTCTTCCCGCTCTGCTCTCTTTTCCAGTCTTGCTTCAATTCGTTCCTGTTGGGCTTCCATTCTCAGTTCTAACTCTTCTTCATGCCTCTCACGGACCTCTTCATGTTTTGCTTCCATTTTTTGCTGCCACTCTTGCATTCTTTTTTCATACGGATCTCCAAAATTTTTCTGAAAATCTTCTTGCCACTTTTTTAGATAGGCATCTCCCTCTCTTTCAAAAGCTTCATGATCAAAATTTGGATTTGGAACTGGGGGCATAGGTGGTTCGGGAGGCATTGGCATTTCAATCAATTCTGAAAGATCAAAATCGAATTCAAATGCATCAAACTCCTGTACTTCGGGAATTTCAATATGTAAATCCTCAATATCAATAAATGAATTCGTTAACCATGAGTTATCGTTATGACTAGTAACAACAACTTTTTTACTGTTCCCCATGATAGAGAAACCTTCTTTTTTAAAATAGGCTTCTGCCTCTTTATCTGTTGATCCTTCCAACTGAATAGTAGTTTCAATGATAACTTCGTTTTTATTCCATGTATCAAACTCAATATCTGTGTAACTGGTATTGATATCTAGAATAGCATCATCTTCAACCCTAAAACTCTCTATACTTACTCGTTCTTTTTTTTGCCCATTGGCCCCTATGCTGATGAGGCATAGGGCAACCGTTAGGGACTTAAACACTAGTCTCTGTAACTGCTTCATTTTTTGATGATTTTAATTGATTCAACTTTTCTTTAAGCCTATGTAATAATTGTAGGCGTAATTGTAGGTTTTTAACCATTGCGGTAATCGTCTGGTCATTTGGACCTATTTCGTTTAACTCTTTGCTCAACCTTCCGTATTCGTAATTCAATTCACTTAACTCTCCCATAAAACTATCTATGAGCTCTTTATTCTTATCCGAAACTTCCAGTCCTGATATTTCTAGGTTAATACTAGCCATATAATAATTCTCTACTTTTTTTAAGTCAGGCGAAAGGTCTCCCAAAGACAACTTTTCTACGCTTGTAACTTTTTCTTGTTTTTCAACTACGGTTTCTTCGGAAACAGATGAGTTACCTTGCCAAAAAAAATAGCTTCCAAAGCCTAACAGTAATACAACTGAAGCTGCGATTTTTAAATATGGAAACTTCTTTTTTCTTTGCTGCGGGAGTTCTGCTTCCAGTCGTTTAAGAAATCGTTGTTCATGGCCAGCTTTTAATTTTGGTCTGCCTTCCTCCTCTTCATTCCCAAAAATTTTCCTAATATCTTGCGCCATAATTCTTTTCCTTTAGCAATTGTTTTAAATACCCTTTGCCTCTTAAAAGCCTAGTCCGACAGGTGTTTTCGGTGAGACTTAATATTTGCGATATTTCGCCATGATCGTAACCTTCTAACAAATACATCATTACCACGTATTTATATTTTTCTGGTAATTCTTGCATCGCTGCCTTAATCTCTTTTACTGTAACACCATTATCTATAGACCAATCTTCATTTTCGGTCACTGGCAGATGACGCTCTTCAAATTCAATAGTTTCATGTTTTTTGGTCTTTAAGAAATCAATACATTTATTGATTACTATTCTTTTAAGCCACGCACCAAAAGTAACGTTGCCCTTATACTGCTCTATATGCTGAAAAGCCTTTAAAAAAGATTCTTGTAAAACATCTTCTGCATCATCCGCATTTTTCACATACCGCATCGCCACACAGAACATACCATCACAGTACTGTCGGTACAGTTTCAGCTGTCCCTTTCTGTTATTATTTTTACATTGCTCTACTACGTCAATATGAAACATTGGTCGGGTTTCGTTGTCTGTTTTGGGTCTATTCTATTATAAGGACGAAAGAAATACTCATGTGTTGCAAAAAACACATAATTTTGTAAAGATTTTAATTAGATACATTTGAAACAA includes:
- a CDS encoding sensor histidine kinase: MRKPKIQLNRVSDKTKLLLKFNYISSVLSLIIGLICSYVIHMDGTIPYVFYFYFVLNLLNVAAFNKHKNLLAMAICTSTLSFLSTIVITLFSGGINSPFIFILGLIVLAGYISTRVFGKVYLYLIIGTIILIYLIDYANFDFIVNEVPDSSRDLFSLISILFSVYLLGGVLGKNLLNTHHNLYKSKAKIEKSVDEKENLLREVHHRVKNNLQTVSSLLNLQARNTPNEQIKELVKSSQNRVTAMAMIHEMLYVRDNLSKIEFGSYVQELTQFLLRTVERKDRKIDVTIDIPDTWLGIDTAIPLGLLINETVTNSIKYGFKDMEVGKITIELEKRYQNKFILKISDNGTSFPLDFDFKNSNTLGLRLIHNLARQLQGTIERLPTTEGTTYKLVFQDIASQFNT
- a CDS encoding sensor histidine kinase, yielding MNTFQSRLDSQSKLLINFAYSSSALSFLVGIVLYMLGIVGYLPATFLLYAILNLTNMFLYKKYDKLLITSLIGSALSLIGTVVVTLLSGGINSSFIFVFSIIILGGYMTGHFFGKIYLTIILLVTVGIYAASEYGSIPNEIPENSRDLFSFISIIFCSYLLFIVFGKHLLLTHERLQTSKSEIEEGIAEKELLLRTVHHRVKNNLQTVSSLLSLQSKNTTNVKIKELAISSQHRINSMAMIHEMLYMQDNISQIAFKPYLKELTDFLVKSANSKNLDVTVNIDMPDVNLGLDTTIPLGLLINEAVTNSLKYGFPENTTGRIDILLKENTEESQSYFLDITDDGVGFSEEINHKTTKSLGLKLMHNLGRQLRGSVSRIKTEKGTGYHIIFKDKERHLPGING
- a CDS encoding Gfo/Idh/MocA family oxidoreductase encodes the protein MKNSRRKFLSSISMLAASSAMPLHAFDFGSSKKLKVALVGTGIRGITFWGKRLVDEYSDIIEFVGLSDINASRLAYGKKYIGAACPVFLDFEKMVKDTGPNLIIVTTKDSTHHEFIIKGLNMGCDVLTEKPLTVDEIKCQAILDAEKKSEKNLIVGFNYRWSPYATKIKELLMDKTIGDLISVDFSWYLNTYHGASYFRRWHGEMESSGSLWVHKSTHHFDLLNWWIDSEPSEVFAYGDLEFYGKNGPFRGDNCRTCKHSKECDFYWDITQNEFMKELYVDHEQEDGYIRDNCLFRKDIDIYDKMSAQVKYADNTTLNYSLTTYSPFEGWRVALNGTKGRIEASQDIPYHNDITVSEAEKHTNEMDQTNKEELSYEPIIVHKLWKQHETIQVPMEKKGHGGGDKRLQDKIFKTSDIEDPYGRTAGIRDGAMSILIGIGARRSIEQKKPVQISELTDLKPQKKR
- a CDS encoding sensor histidine kinase; amino-acid sequence: MQQSTDLEKKLKSKVRLVLKVNYYSSILSLIFGGLCFFLLDIVEVIPYVFLSFGILNIINVLFYKYHKSLTLTYNIVSMMTLAGASVVTLYSGGINSPFIFVLALIVVAGYVTTRAYGALYLYLNLLIIVLIYSQSVADFSFVDDVVPESSKNLFALLSVLFSVYLLGGVFGKNLLHAHHNLYKTKNELEEKIREKETLIKEVHHRVKNNLQTVSSLLSLQSRSIVDKDVKSLLKSSQNRVITMAIVHEMLYMREDLSKIEYKSYVQELAEYLVRSIKGTSSNITLNIDIPNVKLNIDTAIPLGLLINETVTNALKYGIVDENKGEIHIKLRKTDDNEFVLNMGDNGQGFPKDVTHKNSKSLGLKLIHNLSRQLQGSIIRDLTQKGTHYTIKFKEIRDQITSVA
- a CDS encoding malectin domain-containing carbohydrate-binding protein, coding for MRRNLITKWFLFSMLFVSFIMVPVACSSDDGGTETEQTPDPDPEPEPEPEPAPVPDPTNENTIIDATAAAHANGVSTSTVTVQLADADGKLLTASGGVVALLATGSSTLSDVTDNADGTYTATVSGTEEETIIVSGTLDGVAITSTVEITFNPDESNPAQEADQSTEAVGPTLLRINCGGPEVTFGDITFLEDQYFDGPTEAYSNPSVTEVADTEMDALYLTERITDNTVIKGPFSYKIPVTNGTYTVKLYFAEVYWGVANPEGLEGGVGSRIFNISMEDQEIFTGYDLFKEHGAGNAGSRMYDIEVADGELTITFEATVNKPKISGIEVFGTGSID
- the msrA gene encoding peptide-methionine (S)-S-oxide reductase MsrA yields the protein MFKAILITISLFIGTSCQSHVAKKESSQEPQKKEQIVKLTSQDLDQFETAYFASGCFWCVEAIFESVKGVKEVVSGYSGGTEKNPTYEQVGGGMTSHAEAVKVFYDPKVISFTALVQVFFGSHDPTTLNSQGPDRGTQYRSVAFYKTDKEKQVIEGYIKALKDQNVYDGAPITTEVIEFTKFYDAEDYHQDYERKHPKNSYITNVSVPRLNRFKENFKEYLKEDSH
- a CDS encoding RNA polymerase sigma factor, with amino-acid sequence MFHIDVVEQCKNNNRKGQLKLYRQYCDGMFCVAMRYVKNADDAEDVLQESFLKAFQHIEQYKGNVTFGAWLKRIVINKCIDFLKTKKHETIEFEERHLPVTENEDWSIDNGVTVKEIKAAMQELPEKYKYVVMMYLLEGYDHGEISQILSLTENTCRTRLLRGKGYLKQLLKEKNYGARY